CCTCAGCCACGAGTGCACGCCGCACCCGATAAGCTCCTTCAACCAACTCCACGCGTCGCGTCGCCCGGGCTGAGACATCAATCCATGAAGGAACAGCCGCCTCACTTCCCGCTGCCGCCGGCGCGATGGATGTAAATGCGATGCGCCAATCATAGCCGGTATGATTCTCGACGATGATCACGGCCGGCCGGACAGCCGGATGCCGGGCATTCTTACGGTTCGAGCAGGCGACACCGCTCAGCACAAATCCAAAGAGGACGACACCGGCACACCACAAGCGCAGAGACGACCTATCCGGCAAACGCCAGCGGAGACTCGCAGCAGAAAATCGGTGAAAAATGAAATCGAACCGCGCAACCATGGCTGAAAAAAGCGTGTGATTAAACCCCTCATAACGACTCATCGCGGCCATCCCTTTAACGATTTGAACCGATTAAAATTGGGGTTGTGGCGTCGACACGGTGCATGGCGGCGCTTAAGCATTACGATCGCCTGATACGTTCACCCTCCGTCGATTGCCTCCGTAGTTAATCATGAATTTTCGCATTCCGATCGCTGATCGTGAACGGCCGGCGCTGGCCGGATTTGTAATCCTCTTTGCCGTCACGATCGTGTCGTGGGCGGTCCTGCATGACATCTATCTGATCGGCGTAGAGCCCAGGCATTTCACCGTCTATCACCGGCCGCTGCTACCGCTTTCAAATCCGATCTTGCTGGCGATGCAGTATGCCGTCGTGGCCACAGTGGGACCGGGCATGGTGTTTGGTGGGTTAAGTTTTTCCGCTAGCCGTCTGGGTGCTTTGCGCCCGCTCAGCCTGCGCTTTGCCTGGTTTTTATTTTTACCTTTCATCGCCGTGATCGAATGCAGTGCACTTATGATGGGTGCACTCGCGCGGAGTCGTCATGCCGGCGGCGGTTCACTGCCCTATCCCTCGGCATTTTATCCCGACACTACGGCGGGGATCGCCTATTCCCAATCAGTCAACATCAGCGCCTATGTCGGAGCGGTGAGCTTCGGTGGATTGTTTCTGATGACATTGCTGCTCGTCCGCCGGCAAAAACGCTAGCAAGTCCCGAGCATTCGAGGTTCGCTCTGCGGGTTTTCAGGTTTCAAGTTAGCGCTTTCGAATCTCAAATCCCAACCATGTCCAATCCCTCCTGTCCCGCTTGCACGCTTGAAGATGTCCTGAGCCATTCCGATCACTGGGAATGCTCCACGTGCGGCCACGAGTGGCCCAAGGACGAAGCCCCCGAGGCGGCTCGTGTCGTCAAGGACGCCCATGGCAACGTGCTGGCCGATGGCGATACGGTCGCGCTCATCAAAGACCTCAAACTCGGCAGCGGTTCACAGGTGCTCAAATCTGGCAGCAAGGCCAAAGGGATCCGGTTGGTGGACGGCGATCACGAGATCGACTGCAAGATCGAGGGCATGGCCATCGCCCTCAAAGCCTGCTTCGTGAAAAAGGTCTGAGCTTCGCCCGACGGCTCTCAGCGCCCCTGGTCACGGAGGTCGCCCACGGGTAACTGCACCCAGAAACAAGTGCCGGTGCCGGTAGGCGCAGAGGTGAAGCCGATCTTGCCATTCAAGCGTTCGGTAGCCCGCTGCACCATGGGAAGACCGATGCCCGTGCCTGAATATTCAGGATGAAACCGCTCAAATAAACCGAAGATGCGGTCCTTAGCTTCGTCCGGAATACCCAGGCCATTATCGGTAAAAAGAATGGTCGCCACGCCCTTCTTGATCTCTCCGGTGATCGTCACTTCCGGGCGCACACCGGCAGCCGTGAACTTGATACCGTTGCCGATCAAGTTCCGGAAAATAACCTGCAGCATCACGGCATCGCTGACGATCACAGGCAAAGGCTGAGGCGCTGAGATCGTCGCGTTGCGCAACGTGATATCCGCATCCATCAGCGTGATGGTGCTTCGTAATACCTCGTCGAGCGCAACAGGCTTGAGCTTCATAGCCTGCCGGCTGAGCACCGCATATTTGAGCAGATCGGAAATGAGCGTATCCATTTTTCCGACCGACTGCTGCATCTTGTCCAAGTAATCCAGCGCCTCCGGAGGCAGTTGCGCTGCGTAATCTTCACGCAAGATTCCGCTGAAGCCGGCGATACCTCGCAACGGGGCGCGCAAATCATGCGCCACCGAATAATTGAAGCGCTCCAGCTCCTGATTGAGCTGTTCGATTTCCAATCTGCGCTCTTCGCTCTTCCGCGCTGATTCGATCAATTTGAAAATCTTCGGAACGAGTGGAAACAAGACGATCGCCGTGGCGACTGATGCGGCGGCCGTGATCACCTTGACGTAACCCGACAGCCAATAAACCGGCTCCCAGATCACCCAGACCTCCATGAAATGCGTGAGCCCGCACGATACGATGAAGAGACCGAAAGCCAGAAACACCCAGTGAAATGGTATGCCCTTGCTGGCCTTGTAAACGAGGTAGGCGAGCGTGCTGGAGATGGAAACGTAGGCCAGGCCGATCAAGCAGTCCGACACCACGTGAAGCCACACCAACTTCGGATCGCGCAGGTAACAAAACTCATGAGGCATGCCGATGCGCGAAAATACCGAGATGCCCATCAACTCGAAGACCAAGGCGCCCAGCGCCACCGCACCTACAATACATAAACTCCATCTGAAAAACGGGAGAGCCAACCATCGACGGGGTGAGCGATGTTCAGACTGCGTTGTCATTATTATGCAGGATTTAGTTCAATAGTTTCGTTAAAGTTGCCCCACCACTCGTGCAAAGCTGCGACCATGGAACCGAGCCGGTCGGGTGCAGTGGGTTTCACAACATAAGAGTTGGCTCCCAGCGAATAGGCCCGGTCGATGTCCTGCTGCAGCGACGAGGATGAAAACACGACCACCGGCAGGCGGTAACCGAAGGGTAATTCCTTGCGCCAACTCAGGACGGCAAACCCGTCCTTGCGCGGCATTTTCAAATCCAGCAGCACGATTTTGGGCAACGGGTGTAAAACGCGATCGGTGTATGCACCGCGTCCTTGGACGTAGTCGATCAGTTCATCTCCCGAGGCGACGTGCACCATGCGGAAACACGAACCGGCCCGCCGAAGGGCACGCTCAAGAAAGAGCGCATCGTTCAAATCATCATCAGCGACCAACAATACGTCCGCGGCCATCACTGTTTGAACTCACGTCACGCGCCAAACGCAAGCGGCTTTACGTTGAGCGCCATCCGAACACTCAAAATACGAACGGATTATACGTGCACTCGTTTTGGATCGTCGTGAGCGGCCCGTGTCCGGGTGCGACCGCGGTATCAGCCGGCAACTCCAGCAGGCGTTTCACATGCTTCTTGAGTCGTTCGCTGCAAAAATAAGCACCGCCGATTGAGCCCGCGAACAGGATGTCGCCCGAGACCAGCAACGAACGTCCGCCGGGCATGCCGGCTGCCCGCACCACATAACAATTGTGCGCCTCCGCGTGACCGGGCGTGGCGAGCGTCTCCACGTCGAAAATACCCAGCTTCATGCGCGAGCCCTCCTGTAGCGCCACGGCACCCGAAATCGCGGAATCAACCGGCCCGAATACCGGCACCGGCCCGAAGCGGCGCTGCACATCCGCCAAACCGGCCAGATGCTCCGTCTCAGGATGCGTGATAAAAATCGCGTCGAGGTGGCGGATGTTTGCCGGCCACACGCGCCGTAAAGCCTCGGGATCGGCTCCGGTGTCGAACAGGATGCCGCGCTGCGATCCGCAATCGGCCACGATATAGGCGTTGGCCACGCCGATGCCGTGCGGGGTGCGCAACGGATAAAGACAGAAAGGAAGTCCGCCAATAGCCGGCAGCGGATAACGTCCCGAGGCGAGCGCGACCACTCCGATTTCGTTGAGCCCGAGCTCACGGGCCAGCCGGAGGGTTTCGTCCGCCGTGAAATCGTAGCGGTAGTCCCACGCATCGCGGATTTTTTCAGCGGGAACGCCCGCGCGGGAGCCCAGCTCGGTCTCATCGAGTTCGGCACAGCGCATGGCCTTTTCCAAGACGTCGCCCAGCTCGTCTTCAAGGGGTGCGTGTTCGATGACCATAATACGAGTGTATGCACGCAACCGCCCGTCGCGGCAAAAATGTTTTTGTTTTTTCAACGGCACCCACGCAGCGTCACACCCTCTTATGGATTCCCAGCAACAAGAAGTCCTCGATATCTTCAAAAACACGAAGGCGCTGCTCACCGGTCATTTCGTGCTGCGCTCCGGCCTGCACAGCGGCCATTATTTTCAATGCGCACAGGTCTGCCAGCGCATGGACGCCGTCACGCGGCTCACCGAGTTGATGCTGCCGCAACTCGCCGCGCTGAAGTTCACCACCGTCCTCGCCCCCGCGATGGGCGGTCTTGTGATCGGCCAGGAAGTCGCCCGCCAGACGAACTCGCGCTACATTTTTGCCGAGAAAGAAAATGACCGCCTCGTGCTCCGTCGCGGCTTCAAATTCGCGCCTGGCGAAGGTGTCTTGATTGTCGAGGACGTCGTCACCCGTGGCGGCCGCGTTCTGGAATCCATCGAGATCGTCAAAGCCGGAGGCGGCGTGCCCGTGGCCATCGCCATGCTGGTGGACCGCAGCGCGGGCACCCTGCGCTTTGATATCCCCGCAATTTCGCTGCTGGAACTGAGCTTTCCCACCTACCCCGCCGACCAAGTGCCGCCGGCGCTGGCTGCGATTCCAGTCGAGAAGCCCGGAAGCTGAACTCACGAACGAATTCCTGAAAAAAAGGGCCGCCGAATTTCTTCGGCGGCCCTTTGCGTTATAAGCGGACGCCCTTGCGTCCGTTTATGGTTGTTAGACTGCGGGAGCCGCAGGTTTGGGTGCGGGCACCGGCGCGAGGCCACCCGTGCCGACCTTGTGGGTCGTCGCATCGGCGGGCATGATGGTGCGTTCGCAGAAGTCGCCGAACTTTTCACCTTCATTGCGCTCCTTGGCGTAGCGCTTTATGACGGGCTCGAGCATCTTCACCGCATCATCGATCGTGATGCTCGGCGAGACGAGTCGGTTGAGGCGCGTGCCGTTATACGCGGCACCGAGGTAGAACGCATATTTACCGGGCGCTTTGCCCACGAAACCGATCTCGGCGAGATACGGACGGGCGCAACCGTTGGGGCAACCTGTGACGCGAAGACTGATGGCGTCGTCGTGCAGGCCGGCCTCATCCAAGACGGTCTCGAAGCGAGCCAGGATGTCGGGCAGTGCGCGCTCGCTCTCGGCGAGGGCAAGACCGCACGTGGGCAACGCCACGCAGGACAGCGCATTAAGGCGCAGGCCGGACTGGGCGTTTTCGTTGTCGAGTCCGTAGCGGGCGAGAATGGCCTCGATAACGGGCTTCTCGGCTTCGCTGACGCCGGAGATCGTGAGATTCTGCGAGGGCGTGAGGCGGAAGTCGCCGCGATGCATCTGCGCAATCTCGCGAAGGGCGGTCTTCATGGCCCAGTTGGCGCGATCAACAATGCGGCCCGAAAGAATGTGCAGACCGTAGAACCACGAGCCATCGGCATTTTTATGCCAGCCGTGCTGATCCTGAATTGTCGTGAAGACAGCGGTCTTGGCCGGAGCGAAGGTGACGCCCGAGCGGCGCTCGACCTCGGCTTTGAACCACTCGATGCCCTTGTCCTCGATGGTGTATTTGAGACGGGCGTGCTTGCGGTTGGTGCGATCACCGTTGTCGCGCTGCGTGGTGAGCACGGCCTCGCCGATCTTGTTGACGTTGTCGCGGGTGATGAAACCGAGCGTATCGGCGATACGGGGAAAGGTTTCCTCGTTGCCGTGGCTCATGCCGAGACCACCGCCTACGGTGACGTTGTAGCCGATGAGCTGGTCGTTCTCGATCACGGCGATGTAGCCGAGATCCTGCGAGTAAACGTCGATGTCGTTGGACGGGGGAACCGCGAAGCCAGTCTTGAATTTGCGCGGCAGGTAGGTGCTGCCATACATGGGCTCACGCTCGGGTTCGCCGCCGGCCACCAGCTCTTCATCGAGCCAGATTTCGTGGTAGGCGCGGGTCTTCGGCAGGGAATAGTCGGACCAGTTCTTGGCGTCCTGATAAACGAGTTCCTGCACGGCCGACTGCTCGGGGTTCACCGGACCCATGACGTTGCGATTCACATCGCCGCACGCAGCGATGGAATCGAGAAGAACTTTGTGCATGCCCTGAATCAGGGGCTTCATGTTGCCCTTCAACACGCCGTGAAATTGAAACGTCTGGCGGGTCGTGAGGCGCAGCGACGGGGACGCGAGCTCGGTGGCGAGCTGGTCCAGCACGAGCCACTGCTGGGGAGTGGCCTTGCCGCCGGGAAGGCGGACGCGAAGCATGAAGGAGTAAGCCTTGTCCTTGCCGGCTTTGCGGAGGGCGATGCGCTGGTCGCGGTCGTCCTGCTGGTAGGTGCCGTGGAATTTGATCAGCTGCTCGCTGTCGGCGGACACCGTCGCGGTGGTCGTATCGGCAAACTCAGTCTTGAGATTGCCGCGTAGGTGGTGCGACGCGGTCTTGATGCCTTCGTTGGCGGCGAGCGGCTTCGGTGCCGCAGGGTCAGTGGTCATGGTTAAGGGAAGAACGTGCAGCCTGTAAGCGCATGGTTCAAGGGGGAAAATGAGTTTGTGTGTCAGCTTACTTTGGATTGACGCCGCGCTTCTTAACCTTGCCACGCCTCTCCTCGCGCACAGGAGTTGCTACAACCCACTACCCTATGAGCTTATTCTTCTCCAGCCGGGCGTTAACTACCATGGTTGCTTTATTGACAACGGCCGCAGTTTCCCAAGCGGAATTCCGGACGTGGACCAAAACCAACGGCGAACACATTGAAGCCGAGTTGGCCGGACAAACCACCGCCGCCGTCAAATTACGCACGAAAAACGGCTCGATGGAAATCTGGTCCAAAGACCGCTTGAGCGAGGAAGACCGCGCCTTCATCGGAATCGGCGGAAGCACCGCGGCAAAGACCGAGACACCGGCGGCTGAAGCGCCACCAGAGCAGCCGGCGACCACGATTTTTCCGATCACTCGTCAACTGGGAGGAAAACTGGTTTCGATGACCAACGGCGTGACGGCGCCCGTGCCCGCTTCCCGTGTCGCCGGCGTGAAATATTACGCCTTTTATTATTCGGCCAGTTGGTGCCCGCCCTGCCGCGCGTTCACGCCGGACCTGGTCGAAGCCTACAAAAAAATCAAAGCGAAGCACCCCGAGTTCGAAATCGTTTTCGTGAGTTCCGACGAATCGGAGTCTGCAATGAAGTCCTACATGAAGGGCGACAAAATGGAATGGACCGCCGTGCGCTTCGCCGACATCGCGTCCACACCCTTGCTGGAAAAATACTCGCAGCGCGGCATCCCCAATCTCGTTTTTGTCGATGGAAGCGGCAAGGTGCTTTCAGCCAGTTACGAAGGCGGCAATTACGTCGGCCCGCGCAAGGTTTTGGCCGACATCAAGAAGACGCTCAACTGATTCGGGCGCAAAAAAAGCCCGCCGGAGATACCGGCGGGCTTTGTATTCAGATAACCGTTACGCTTAGTAGCGGTAGTGCTCGGGCTTGTAGGGACCGTTGACGGAAACGCCGAGGTATTCGGCCTGGTTCTTCGTGAGGGTCGTGAGCTTCACGCCGATACGCTCGAGGTGGAGACGGGCGACTTCTTCGTCGAGGTGCTTGGGCAGGCGGTAAACACCGATCGCATAGGTGTCCTTGTTCTTCCAGAGATCGAGCTGGGCGAGCGTCTGGTTGGTGAAGGAGTTCGACATGACGAATGACGGATGGCCGGTAGCGCAGCCGAGATTCACCAGGCGGCCTTCGGCGAGCAGGTAGATGCTGTTGCCCTTCGGGAAGGTGAACAGGTCGTATTGCGGCTTGATGGTGACGCGCTTCACGCCCTTGGCCTTGTAGAGGCGGTCGACCTGGATCTCGTTGTCGAAGTGGCCGATGTTACAGACGATGGCCTGATCCTTCATCTTTTGCATGTGCTCGAGCGTGATGACGTCCTTGTTGCCCGTGGTGGTAACGTAGATATCAGCGATGCCGAGGGTGCTTTCGACGGTGTTGACCTCGAAGCCTTCCATAGCGGCCTGCAAGGCGTTGATCGGATCGACCTCGGTGACGATGACGCGGGCGCCGAAGCCCTTGAGCGAAAACGCGGAGCCCTTGCCCACATCGCCGTAGCCGCACACGCAGGCAACCTTGCCGGCGATCATGACGTCGGTGGCGCGCTTGAGACCGTCAGCCAGCGATTCGCGGCAACCGTAGAGATTGTCGAATTTGGACTTGGTGACGGAGTCGTTCA
This portion of the Rariglobus hedericola genome encodes:
- a CDS encoding zinc ribbon domain-containing protein YjdM, whose translation is MSNPSCPACTLEDVLSHSDHWECSTCGHEWPKDEAPEAARVVKDAHGNVLADGDTVALIKDLKLGSGSQVLKSGSKAKGIRLVDGDHEIDCKIEGMAIALKACFVKKV
- a CDS encoding MBL fold metallo-hydrolase; translation: MVIEHAPLEDELGDVLEKAMRCAELDETELGSRAGVPAEKIRDAWDYRYDFTADETLRLARELGLNEIGVVALASGRYPLPAIGGLPFCLYPLRTPHGIGVANAYIVADCGSQRGILFDTGADPEALRRVWPANIRHLDAIFITHPETEHLAGLADVQRRFGPVPVFGPVDSAISGAVALQEGSRMKLGIFDVETLATPGHAEAHNCYVVRAAGMPGGRSLLVSGDILFAGSIGGAYFCSERLKKHVKRLLELPADTAVAPGHGPLTTIQNECTYNPFVF
- the ahcY gene encoding adenosylhomocysteinase; translation: MSSVSLLKNVPKGQDFIVRDIKLAEWGRKELNVAEHEMPGLVSLRKKFGKHKPLKGVRVTGSLHMTIQTAVLIETLVSLGADVRWASCNIFSTQDHAAAAIAKAGVPVFAWKGETLEEYWDLTWKAVSFPGGKGPQLVVDDGGDVTLLLHKGYEMELGSDWVTTKSDSHEEQVIKDLLKKIGKTQKGIFTAMVKEWRGVSEETTTGVHRLYQLHEKGKLLVPAINVNDSVTKSKFDNLYGCRESLADGLKRATDVMIAGKVACVCGYGDVGKGSAFSLKGFGARVIVTEVDPINALQAAMEGFEVNTVESTLGIADIYVTTTGNKDVITLEHMQKMKDQAIVCNIGHFDNEIQVDRLYKAKGVKRVTIKPQYDLFTFPKGNSIYLLAEGRLVNLGCATGHPSFVMSNSFTNQTLAQLDLWKNKDTYAIGVYRLPKHLDEEVARLHLERIGVKLTTLTKNQAEYLGVSVNGPYKPEHYRY
- the pyrE gene encoding orotate phosphoribosyltransferase, whose translation is MDSQQQEVLDIFKNTKALLTGHFVLRSGLHSGHYFQCAQVCQRMDAVTRLTELMLPQLAALKFTTVLAPAMGGLVIGQEVARQTNSRYIFAEKENDRLVLRRGFKFAPGEGVLIVEDVVTRGGRVLESIEIVKAGGGVPVAIAMLVDRSAGTLRFDIPAISLLELSFPTYPADQVPPALAAIPVEKPGS
- a CDS encoding sensor histidine kinase; its protein translation is MALPFFRWSLCIVGAVALGALVFELMGISVFSRIGMPHEFCYLRDPKLVWLHVVSDCLIGLAYVSISSTLAYLVYKASKGIPFHWVFLAFGLFIVSCGLTHFMEVWVIWEPVYWLSGYVKVITAAASVATAIVLFPLVPKIFKLIESARKSEERRLEIEQLNQELERFNYSVAHDLRAPLRGIAGFSGILREDYAAQLPPEALDYLDKMQQSVGKMDTLISDLLKYAVLSRQAMKLKPVALDEVLRSTITLMDADITLRNATISAPQPLPVIVSDAVMLQVIFRNLIGNGIKFTAAGVRPEVTITGEIKKGVATILFTDNGLGIPDEAKDRIFGLFERFHPEYSGTGIGLPMVQRATERLNGKIGFTSAPTGTGTCFWVQLPVGDLRDQGR
- a CDS encoding thioredoxin-like domain-containing protein; this translates as MVALLTTAAVSQAEFRTWTKTNGEHIEAELAGQTTAAVKLRTKNGSMEIWSKDRLSEEDRAFIGIGGSTAAKTETPAAEAPPEQPATTIFPITRQLGGKLVSMTNGVTAPVPASRVAGVKYYAFYYSASWCPPCRAFTPDLVEAYKKIKAKHPEFEIVFVSSDESESAMKSYMKGDKMEWTAVRFADIASTPLLEKYSQRGIPNLVFVDGSGKVLSASYEGGNYVGPRKVLADIKKTLN
- a CDS encoding NADPH-dependent assimilatory sulfite reductase hemoprotein subunit — its product is MTTDPAAPKPLAANEGIKTASHHLRGNLKTEFADTTTATVSADSEQLIKFHGTYQQDDRDQRIALRKAGKDKAYSFMLRVRLPGGKATPQQWLVLDQLATELASPSLRLTTRQTFQFHGVLKGNMKPLIQGMHKVLLDSIAACGDVNRNVMGPVNPEQSAVQELVYQDAKNWSDYSLPKTRAYHEIWLDEELVAGGEPEREPMYGSTYLPRKFKTGFAVPPSNDIDVYSQDLGYIAVIENDQLIGYNVTVGGGLGMSHGNEETFPRIADTLGFITRDNVNKIGEAVLTTQRDNGDRTNRKHARLKYTIEDKGIEWFKAEVERRSGVTFAPAKTAVFTTIQDQHGWHKNADGSWFYGLHILSGRIVDRANWAMKTALREIAQMHRGDFRLTPSQNLTISGVSEAEKPVIEAILARYGLDNENAQSGLRLNALSCVALPTCGLALAESERALPDILARFETVLDEAGLHDDAISLRVTGCPNGCARPYLAEIGFVGKAPGKYAFYLGAAYNGTRLNRLVSPSITIDDAVKMLEPVIKRYAKERNEGEKFGDFCERTIMPADATTHKVGTGGLAPVPAPKPAAPAV
- a CDS encoding response regulator translates to MAADVLLVADDDLNDALFLERALRRAGSCFRMVHVASGDELIDYVQGRGAYTDRVLHPLPKIVLLDLKMPRKDGFAVLSWRKELPFGYRLPVVVFSSSSLQQDIDRAYSLGANSYVVKPTAPDRLGSMVAALHEWWGNFNETIELNPA